From Mycolicibacterium cosmeticum, a single genomic window includes:
- a CDS encoding proteasome assembly chaperone family protein — protein sequence MVDQSGHPEPHYQPDQTGMYELEFPAPQLSASDGRGPVLIHALEGFSDAGHAVRLAAQHLKDTLDTELVASFAIDELLDYRSRRPLMTFKTDHFTSYDQPELNLYALRDSTGTPFLLLAGLEPDLRWERFITAVRLLAERLGVRQVIGLGTIPMAVPHTRPVTLTAHSTNKELISEYTPWVGEVQVPASVSNLLEFRMGQHGHDALGFTVHVPHYLAQTPYPPAAETLLTEVARCAGLQIPLDALGEAAAEVHTKINEQVAASAEVAQVVTALERQYDAFVAAQENRSLLARDEDLPSGDELGAEFERFLAQQANDKFREGFSDGFPDNQDDS from the coding sequence ATGGTCGATCAATCAGGTCACCCGGAACCGCACTATCAACCCGACCAGACGGGCATGTACGAGCTGGAGTTCCCGGCCCCGCAACTGTCCGCGTCGGACGGGCGCGGTCCGGTGCTGATCCATGCGCTGGAGGGGTTCTCGGACGCGGGGCACGCCGTCCGGCTGGCCGCCCAGCACCTGAAGGACACGCTCGACACCGAACTGGTGGCTTCGTTCGCGATCGACGAACTGCTCGACTACCGGTCGCGGCGACCGCTGATGACCTTCAAGACCGATCACTTCACCAGCTACGACCAGCCCGAACTGAACCTGTACGCGCTTCGCGACAGCACCGGCACCCCGTTTCTGCTGTTGGCCGGGTTGGAGCCGGACCTGCGCTGGGAACGCTTCATCACGGCGGTGCGGCTGTTGGCCGAACGGCTCGGCGTCCGTCAGGTGATCGGGCTGGGCACCATCCCGATGGCGGTGCCGCACACCCGGCCGGTGACGCTCACCGCGCATTCGACCAACAAGGAACTCATCAGCGAGTACACCCCGTGGGTCGGCGAGGTCCAGGTGCCGGCGAGCGTGTCGAACCTGCTGGAGTTCCGGATGGGCCAGCACGGCCACGACGCGCTGGGCTTCACCGTGCATGTGCCGCACTACCTGGCGCAAACTCCCTATCCGCCGGCCGCGGAGACCCTGCTGACCGAGGTCGCCCGCTGCGCCGGACTGCAGATCCCCCTCGATGCGCTCGGCGAAGCCGCCGCTGAGGTGCACACCAAGATCAACGAGCAGGTGGCCGCGAGCGCCGAGGTCGCTCAGGTGGTGACGGCATTGGAGCGCCAGTACGATGCATTCGTCGCCGCTCAGGAAAACCGGTCGTTGTTAGCCCGCGACGAGGATCTGCCCAGCGGCGACGAGTTGGGTGCGGAGTTCGAGCGGTTCCTGGCACAGCAGGCGAACGACAAGTTCAGAGAAGGCTTCTCCGACGGGTTCCCTGACAATCAGGACGACAGCTAG
- a CDS encoding sigma-70 family RNA polymerase sigma factor, with the protein MAIANASRVDSDLDAQSPAADLVRVYLNGIGKTALLTAADEVELAKRIEAGLYAQHLLETRKRLGEARKKDLAAVVRDGDSARRHLLEANLRLVVSLAKRYTGRGMPLLDLIQEGNLGLIRAMEKFDYTKGFKFSTYATWWIRQAITRGMADQSRTIRLPVHLVEQVNKLARIKREMHQNLGREATDEELAEESGIPVEKINDLLEHSRDPVSLDMPVGTDEEAPLGDFIEDAEAMSAENAVISELLHTDIRYVLTTLDEREQQVIRLRFGLDDGQPRTLDQIGKLFGLSRERVRQIEREVMAKLRNGERAERLRSYAS; encoded by the coding sequence ATGGCGATCGCCAACGCAAGCCGTGTCGACAGCGATCTGGACGCTCAGAGCCCAGCCGCCGATCTTGTCCGTGTGTATCTCAACGGCATCGGTAAGACCGCGCTGCTGACCGCCGCGGACGAGGTCGAGTTGGCCAAGCGCATCGAGGCCGGGCTGTACGCCCAGCATCTGCTGGAGACCCGCAAGCGTCTCGGCGAGGCCCGGAAGAAGGACCTCGCGGCCGTGGTGCGCGACGGTGACTCCGCCCGCCGGCACCTGCTGGAAGCCAACCTGCGCCTGGTGGTGTCGCTGGCCAAGCGCTACACCGGCCGCGGCATGCCGCTGCTGGACCTGATCCAGGAGGGCAACCTGGGACTCATCCGGGCCATGGAGAAGTTCGACTACACCAAGGGCTTCAAGTTCTCGACCTACGCCACCTGGTGGATCCGTCAGGCCATCACCCGCGGCATGGCCGACCAGAGCCGCACCATCCGGCTGCCCGTGCATCTGGTCGAGCAGGTCAACAAGCTGGCCCGGATCAAGCGCGAGATGCACCAGAACCTCGGCCGGGAAGCCACCGACGAGGAACTGGCCGAAGAGTCGGGCATCCCGGTGGAGAAGATCAACGATCTGCTGGAGCACAGCCGCGACCCGGTGAGCCTGGACATGCCGGTCGGCACCGACGAGGAGGCCCCGCTGGGTGACTTCATCGAGGACGCCGAGGCGATGTCGGCGGAGAACGCGGTGATCTCCGAGCTGCTGCACACCGATATCCGGTACGTGCTGACCACGCTGGACGAACGCGAGCAGCAGGTCATCCGGCTGCGGTTCGGCCTGGACGACGGCCAGCCGCGCACCCTGGACCAGATCGGCAAGCTGTTCGGGCTGTCCCGCGAACGGGTCCGCCAGATCGAGCGCGAGGTGATGGCCAAGCTGCGCAACGGCGAACGCGCCGAACGGCTGCGGTCCTACGCCAGCTAG
- a CDS encoding alpha/beta fold hydrolase, whose product MTERKTKLRPVRETTPTLQFRTIHGYRRAFRICGSGPAILLIHGIGDNSTTWHTVQAALAQRFTVIAPDLLGHGQSDKPRADYSVAAYANGMRDLLSVLDVDRVTVVGHSLGGGVAMQFAYQFPQLVDRLVLVGSGGVTKDVNIALRIASLPMGSEALALLRLPLVLPALQAAGRIGGTLFGSTGVGRDLPDVLRVLNDLPEPTASSAFARTLRAVVDWRGQVVTMLDRCYLTESVPVQLVWGKHDSVIPVSHAHLAHSAMPGSQLDIFDGSGHFPFHDDPDRFVAIVERFIDSTQPARYDQDLLRELLRSGISEKAISGPLDTRVAVLDAIGGDERSAT is encoded by the coding sequence ATGACCGAACGGAAAACCAAGCTTCGGCCGGTGCGGGAGACCACGCCCACCCTGCAGTTCCGCACCATCCACGGTTACCGCCGCGCGTTCCGGATCTGCGGGTCCGGACCGGCGATCCTGCTGATCCACGGCATCGGTGACAACTCGACGACCTGGCACACCGTGCAGGCCGCCCTCGCGCAGCGGTTCACCGTGATCGCGCCGGATCTGCTGGGCCACGGTCAGTCCGACAAGCCGCGGGCGGATTACTCGGTTGCCGCGTACGCCAACGGGATGCGCGATCTGTTGTCGGTGCTCGATGTCGACCGCGTCACGGTGGTGGGTCACTCGCTGGGCGGCGGCGTGGCGATGCAGTTCGCCTACCAGTTCCCGCAGTTGGTCGACCGGCTGGTGCTGGTGGGCTCCGGCGGGGTCACCAAGGACGTGAACATCGCCCTTCGGATCGCGTCGCTGCCGATGGGCAGCGAGGCCTTGGCCCTGTTGCGGTTGCCGTTGGTGTTGCCCGCCCTGCAGGCGGCCGGGCGGATCGGCGGGACGCTGTTCGGTTCGACCGGGGTGGGACGCGACCTACCGGATGTGTTGCGGGTGCTCAACGACCTGCCCGAGCCCACCGCGTCGTCGGCGTTCGCGCGGACCTTGCGGGCGGTGGTGGACTGGCGCGGCCAGGTGGTCACCATGCTGGATCGATGTTATTTGACCGAATCGGTTCCGGTTCAGCTCGTTTGGGGCAAGCACGATTCGGTGATCCCGGTCAGCCATGCCCACCTGGCCCATTCGGCCATGCCCGGATCACAGTTGGACATCTTCGACGGGTCCGGGCATTTTCCGTTCCACGACGATCCCGACCGGTTCGTCGCGATCGTCGAGCGCTTCATCGACTCGACCCAGCCGGCCCGCTATGACCAGGACTTGCTGCGCGAATTGTTGCGTTCGGGCATCAGCGAGAAGGCGATCAGCGGGCCGCTGGACACCCGGGTGGCGGTGCTCGACGCGATCGGCGGGGACGAGCGAAGCGCCACCTGA
- the nrdR gene encoding transcriptional regulator NrdR: protein MHCPFCRHPDSRVVDSRETDEGQAIRRRRSCPECGRRFTTVETAVLAVVKRSGVTEPFSREKVIKGVRRACQGRQVDDDALNLLAQQVEDAVRAAGSPEIPSHEVGLAILGPLRELDEVAYLRFASVYRSFSSAEDFEREIAELRAHRRVSSPG from the coding sequence ATGCACTGTCCGTTCTGCCGCCACCCGGATTCCCGTGTCGTCGATTCCCGTGAGACCGACGAGGGCCAGGCCATCCGCCGCCGGCGTTCGTGCCCGGAATGCGGCCGCCGCTTCACCACCGTGGAGACCGCCGTGCTGGCCGTGGTGAAACGCAGCGGGGTCACCGAACCGTTCAGCCGCGAGAAGGTCATCAAGGGCGTGCGCCGCGCCTGCCAGGGCCGCCAGGTCGACGACGACGCACTCAATCTGCTGGCCCAACAGGTGGAGGACGCCGTCCGGGCCGCGGGCTCACCCGAAATTCCCAGCCACGAGGTCGGACTGGCCATCCTCGGACCGCTACGCGAGCTCGACGAGGTGGCCTACCTGAGGTTCGCCTCGGTATACCGGTCGTTCAGCTCGGCCGAAGACTTCGAGCGCGAGATCGCCGAACTGCGCGCTCACCGCCGGGTGAGCAGCCCCGGCTGA
- a CDS encoding PhzF family phenazine biosynthesis protein: MAVDVSVLRVFTNPEGEFGNPLGVVDAAAVDPADRQRVATELGYSETIFIDVPAPGATTASAHIFTPAVELPFAGHPTVGAAWWLRARGIPVRTLQVPAGLVQVEYRTDDAGADLTVISARAEWAPEFAIYDLASVDDVLAADPADYTGDAEHYIWAWTDAAPGELRSRMFAPNLGIVEDEATGAAAVRMTDYLSRDLHIIQGKGSLIDTWWDPQGWVKVGGRVVHDGNTLLD, encoded by the coding sequence ATGGCGGTCGACGTGAGCGTGCTGCGAGTGTTCACCAATCCCGAAGGCGAGTTCGGCAATCCGCTCGGCGTGGTCGACGCCGCGGCCGTCGACCCGGCCGACCGGCAGCGGGTGGCCACCGAATTGGGCTACAGCGAAACAATTTTCATCGACGTGCCCGCCCCGGGCGCGACGACGGCGAGCGCGCACATCTTCACCCCCGCCGTCGAACTCCCGTTCGCCGGGCATCCGACCGTCGGCGCGGCGTGGTGGCTGCGCGCACGCGGCATCCCGGTCCGGACCCTGCAGGTGCCGGCCGGGCTGGTGCAGGTCGAGTACCGCACCGACGACGCCGGCGCGGACCTCACCGTGATCAGCGCGCGGGCCGAATGGGCGCCCGAGTTCGCGATCTACGACCTGGCGTCGGTCGACGACGTGCTGGCGGCCGACCCGGCCGACTACACCGGCGATGCCGAGCACTACATCTGGGCGTGGACCGACGCCGCGCCCGGCGAGCTGCGGTCGCGGATGTTCGCCCCGAATCTGGGCATCGTCGAGGATGAGGCGACCGGCGCGGCGGCGGTCCGCATGACCGACTATCTCAGCCGGGATCTGCACATCATCCAGGGCAAGGGGTCACTGATCGACACCTGGTGGGATCCGCAGGGCTGGGTGAAGGTCGGCGGGCGCGTCGTGCACGACGGCAATACGCTGCTGGACTGA
- a CDS encoding trypsin-like serine peptidase — MTMWVTAVALAGALVAGCAAAPQARRFATVEASTPEAVPVVPDRRIGALFVGGGDLHACTAAVLDSPAGDLILTAAHCLDGGPDATFAAGFAGTTDPDQLWHLDTIYLDPRWSANQNPRADFAVARVSRDGGGSVAAAVGGGFRLGTAPAPGTDVAVTGYPMGVGGGPIGCHAPTSTTKAGYPLLRCGGLVDGTSGSPWLVGSTITGLTGGLDGGGCAENLSYSPPFDHTAEELLLRAEGQGPGDQAPDSSALDC; from the coding sequence ATGACGATGTGGGTAACGGCGGTGGCGCTGGCCGGTGCGCTGGTCGCCGGCTGCGCGGCCGCGCCGCAGGCCCGTCGCTTCGCCACCGTCGAGGCCAGCACGCCCGAGGCCGTCCCGGTCGTTCCCGACCGCCGGATCGGCGCCCTCTTCGTCGGGGGCGGTGATCTGCACGCCTGCACCGCGGCGGTGCTGGACTCGCCGGCCGGTGACCTGATCCTGACGGCGGCGCACTGCCTGGACGGGGGCCCGGACGCGACGTTCGCGGCCGGGTTCGCCGGCACCACCGACCCGGACCAGCTGTGGCACCTCGACACCATCTATCTGGACCCACGGTGGAGCGCGAACCAGAACCCCCGCGCCGACTTCGCCGTCGCGCGGGTCAGCCGGGACGGCGGCGGGTCGGTGGCGGCCGCGGTCGGAGGTGGCTTCCGGCTGGGGACGGCACCGGCCCCGGGCACCGATGTCGCGGTCACCGGTTATCCGATGGGCGTGGGCGGCGGGCCGATCGGCTGTCACGCCCCCACCAGCACCACCAAGGCGGGCTACCCGTTGTTGCGGTGCGGTGGTCTGGTGGACGGCACCAGCGGCTCGCCGTGGCTGGTCGGTTCCACCATCACCGGTTTGACGGGCGGGCTCGACGGGGGCGGGTGCGCCGAAAACCTGTCCTATTCACCGCCGTTCGATCACACCGCCGAAGAACTGTTGCTCCGCGCGGAGGGACAGGGCCCCGGCGACCAGGCCCCGGACTCCTCGGCGCTGGACTGCTAA
- a CDS encoding DUF4192 domain-containing protein, whose protein sequence is MTSQPRLFDLDRPAALIAALPAVLGFVPEHSLVLVTVDRGDIGPVLRVDLSAALVTGTAHLAQVVAASTPDAVIAVIVDEDGTDGDACGVDHLDLADRLAESLDEYAILLLAVLVVDRVTPGGRWSCADGCGAGGLIDDPDASPLAAAAVLEGRRLYRRRQDLEQVVGVVDEARRDRLRDRLARCQQPSGPAAAADAVRRALTMAAQAGDPQDAEVVALACALTDPMVRDTLYALAVGERAADAEALWTVLARTLPDPWRVEALVLLAFSAYARGDGPLAGIALEAALDELPAHRMAGMLDQALQSGMHPRQIRELALTGYRTAAQLGVRLPPRRAFGQRAG, encoded by the coding sequence ATGACATCTCAACCCCGCCTTTTCGATCTCGACCGCCCGGCCGCGCTGATCGCGGCGCTGCCCGCGGTGCTCGGCTTCGTTCCCGAGCACTCGCTGGTCCTGGTCACCGTGGACCGCGGTGACATCGGCCCCGTCCTGCGTGTGGATCTCAGTGCCGCACTGGTGACCGGCACCGCGCACCTCGCCCAGGTGGTCGCGGCGTCCACTCCGGACGCCGTGATCGCCGTCATCGTCGACGAGGACGGGACCGACGGCGATGCCTGCGGTGTCGACCACCTCGATCTCGCCGACCGGCTGGCGGAGTCGCTGGACGAGTACGCCATCCTGCTGCTGGCCGTCCTGGTCGTCGATCGGGTGACACCGGGCGGGCGGTGGTCCTGCGCGGACGGCTGCGGCGCCGGCGGGCTGATCGACGATCCGGACGCCTCACCGCTGGCGGCGGCCGCGGTGCTCGAGGGGCGCAGGCTCTACCGGCGGCGCCAGGATCTGGAACAGGTCGTCGGGGTGGTCGACGAGGCCCGCCGAGACCGGTTGCGGGACAGGCTTGCCCGGTGCCAACAGCCGAGTGGGCCGGCCGCTGCGGCGGACGCGGTGCGGCGGGCGCTCACGATGGCCGCGCAGGCCGGCGACCCCCAGGACGCGGAGGTGGTCGCGCTGGCCTGCGCGCTGACCGACCCGATGGTGCGCGACACCCTGTATGCGCTGGCGGTCGGGGAGCGGGCCGCCGACGCGGAAGCGCTGTGGACGGTGTTGGCCCGCACCCTGCCCGATCCGTGGCGGGTCGAGGCGTTGGTGCTGTTGGCGTTTTCCGCCTACGCCCGCGGCGACGGTCCGCTGGCCGGGATCGCGCTGGAAGCGGCGCTCGACGAGCTGCCCGCGCACCGGATGGCCGGCATGCTCGACCAGGCGTTGCAGTCGGGGATGCACCCACGGCAGATCCGCGAGCTGGCACTCACCGGTTACCGGACGGCCGCCCAGCTGGGGGTGCGCCTGCCGCCGCGCCGCGCGTTCGGGCAGCGCGCCGGGTGA
- a CDS encoding metal-dependent transcriptional regulator has translation MNDLIDTTEMYLRTIYDLEEEGVVPLRARIAERLEQSGPTVSQTVSRMERDGLLHVAGDRHLELTEKGRYLAISVMRKHRLAERLLVDVIGLPWEEVHAEACRWEHVMSEDVERRLLQVLNNPTTSPFGNPIPGLSELGYGETGASEDANLVRLTELPSGSPVAVVVRQLTEHVQGDVELIGRLKDAGVVPNARVTVQVSDEPGGGVLILIPGHQEVELPHHMAHAVKVEKA, from the coding sequence ATGAACGATCTGATCGACACCACCGAGATGTACCTGCGGACCATCTACGACCTCGAGGAAGAGGGCGTGGTGCCGCTGCGTGCCCGGATCGCGGAACGTCTCGAGCAGAGTGGGCCCACCGTCAGCCAGACCGTGTCCCGGATGGAGCGCGACGGCCTGCTGCACGTGGCGGGCGATCGCCACCTGGAACTCACCGAGAAGGGCCGCTATCTGGCCATCTCCGTCATGCGCAAACACCGCCTGGCCGAACGGTTGCTGGTCGACGTGATCGGCCTGCCGTGGGAGGAAGTGCACGCCGAGGCCTGCCGGTGGGAGCACGTGATGAGCGAGGACGTGGAGCGCCGGCTGCTGCAGGTGCTCAACAACCCGACCACCTCGCCGTTCGGCAACCCCATCCCCGGGCTGTCCGAGCTGGGCTACGGCGAAACCGGCGCCAGTGAGGACGCGAACCTGGTGCGGCTCACCGAATTACCGTCCGGCTCGCCGGTCGCGGTGGTGGTGCGTCAACTGACCGAGCACGTCCAGGGCGATGTCGAACTGATCGGCCGGCTCAAGGATGCCGGCGTGGTGCCCAATGCCAGGGTCACCGTCCAGGTCAGCGACGAACCCGGCGGCGGTGTGCTGATCCTGATCCCGGGACATCAGGAGGTCGAACTGCCGCATCACATGGCGCACGCCGTCAAGGTCGAGAAGGCCTGA
- a CDS encoding LysM peptidoglycan-binding domain-containing protein — MTVMDTRFGTEFDDAFDPRFDSAFEDREFGRARVAVRRPAPAEVWPLPRDVVVRRRRPQVRRPAGAAFGYRGTGVLMSRASRRRRPITPVTTVVLALIAAAITVWLGLVAQVGGGVGDTAVQVPTRLSVVQVEAGETLQHVAQRVAPDAPVNSVVDRIKELNKLDSSSVLAGQTLIAPIG, encoded by the coding sequence ATGACCGTCATGGACACCCGATTCGGCACCGAATTCGATGATGCGTTCGATCCCCGCTTCGATTCTGCGTTCGAGGACCGTGAGTTCGGCCGGGCCCGGGTGGCGGTCCGCCGGCCCGCCCCAGCCGAGGTGTGGCCGCTGCCGCGTGACGTCGTCGTGCGCCGCCGCCGGCCCCAGGTGCGTCGGCCGGCAGGGGCGGCGTTCGGTTACCGGGGCACCGGCGTGCTGATGTCGCGGGCGTCGCGCCGCCGACGCCCGATCACCCCGGTCACCACGGTGGTGCTGGCATTGATCGCCGCGGCGATCACGGTATGGCTGGGTCTGGTCGCCCAGGTGGGTGGCGGCGTCGGCGACACCGCGGTGCAGGTGCCCACCCGGCTCTCGGTCGTCCAGGTCGAGGCAGGGGAGACGCTGCAGCACGTCGCGCAGCGGGTGGCGCCCGACGCGCCGGTGAACTCCGTGGTGGACCGCATCAAGGAGCTCAACAAGCTGGACTCGAGCTCGGTGCTGGCCGGCCAGACCCTCATTGCGCCGATCGGCTGA
- a CDS encoding DUF3099 domain-containing protein: MKHGPELSFDDDGRPILITRAALPYEEQHRARMRKYFTLMAFRIPALVLAAVAYGIWQNGLISLGIIVLSIPLPWMAVLIANDRPPRKATEPRRYDSAGPRRTPLFPTAERPALEPARPVDPGAGTDAS, translated from the coding sequence ATGAAACACGGCCCGGAGCTGAGTTTCGACGACGACGGTCGACCGATCCTGATCACCCGCGCCGCCCTGCCCTACGAAGAACAACACCGCGCCCGGATGCGCAAGTACTTCACCTTGATGGCGTTCCGCATCCCGGCCCTGGTGCTGGCGGCGGTCGCCTACGGCATCTGGCAGAACGGACTCATCTCGCTGGGCATCATCGTGCTGTCCATCCCGCTGCCGTGGATGGCCGTCCTGATCGCCAACGACCGCCCGCCGCGCAAGGCCACCGAGCCGCGCCGGTACGACTCGGCCGGCCCGCGCCGCACACCCCTGTTCCCCACCGCCGAGCGCCCGGCGCTCGAACCCGCGCGCCCCGTCGACCCGGGCGCCGGGACCGACGCATCCTGA
- a CDS encoding DUF7455 domain-containing protein, with translation MNAILTSPELTRADRCDRCGAAAQVRATLPSGAELLFCQHHANEHEAKLIELAAVLEVKPVDA, from the coding sequence GTGAACGCAATCCTGACCAGTCCGGAACTGACCCGGGCCGATCGCTGCGACCGCTGCGGTGCGGCTGCGCAAGTGCGGGCCACCCTCCCGTCGGGCGCCGAACTCCTGTTCTGCCAGCACCACGCCAACGAGCACGAAGCCAAGCTGATCGAACTGGCCGCGGTGCTGGAGGTCAAGCCGGTCGACGCGTAG
- a CDS encoding YihY/virulence factor BrkB family protein gives MSDQPPARPTRHHIWPITKRTLSKAWDDSIFSEAAQAAFWCALSLPPLLLGMLGSLAYLAPLFGPDTLPAIEEQLIGTSGRFFSQNVVNEIIAPTIYDIVRGARGEVVSLGFVISLWAGSSAISAFVDSVVEAHDQTPLRHPVRQRFYALGLYVVMLVCAVLTAPFIALGPRKISESIPESWDNVLQYGYYPVLVIVLVLAVTVLYRVSLPAPLPTHRLLVGAVLATAVFLIATVGLRIYLTWITATGYTYGALATPIAFLLFAFLLGFAIMIGAELNAAVQEEWPAPDTHARRLREWIEERTDTRNGADGTTS, from the coding sequence ATGAGCGACCAGCCCCCCGCAAGACCCACCCGCCACCACATCTGGCCCATCACCAAGCGCACGCTGTCCAAGGCGTGGGACGACTCGATTTTCTCCGAGGCCGCGCAAGCCGCCTTCTGGTGCGCGTTGTCCCTACCGCCGTTGCTCCTGGGCATGCTGGGCAGCCTGGCGTACCTGGCCCCACTGTTCGGACCGGACACCCTGCCGGCGATCGAGGAACAGCTGATCGGGACGTCGGGCCGGTTCTTCTCGCAGAACGTCGTCAACGAGATCATCGCGCCGACGATCTACGACATCGTCCGCGGTGCCCGCGGCGAGGTGGTGTCGCTCGGCTTCGTCATCTCGTTGTGGGCCGGCTCCTCGGCGATCTCGGCGTTCGTCGACTCGGTGGTCGAGGCGCACGACCAGACGCCGCTGCGCCATCCGGTGCGGCAGCGGTTCTACGCGCTGGGTCTGTACGTGGTGATGCTCGTGTGCGCGGTGCTGACCGCGCCGTTCATCGCGTTGGGGCCGCGCAAGATCTCCGAATCCATCCCGGAGAGCTGGGACAACGTGCTGCAGTACGGGTACTACCCGGTGCTGGTGATCGTGCTCGTGCTGGCGGTGACCGTGCTGTATCGGGTGTCGTTGCCGGCGCCGCTGCCCACCCATCGGTTGCTGGTGGGCGCGGTGCTGGCGACCGCGGTCTTCCTCATCGCGACGGTGGGCTTGCGCATCTACCTCACCTGGATCACCGCAACCGGCTACACCTACGGTGCGCTGGCCACCCCGATCGCGTTCCTGTTGTTCGCCTTCCTGCTCGGCTTCGCCATCATGATCGGCGCCGAGTTGAACGCGGCCGTGCAGGAGGAGTGGCCCGCGCCGGACACGCACGCGCGCCGGCTGCGGGAGTGGATCGAGGAACGCACCGACACCCGCAACGGCGCCGACGGCACTACTTCTTGA
- the sthA gene encoding Si-specific NAD(P)(+) transhydrogenase: protein MGSMQEYDLVVIGSGPGGQRAAIAAAKLGKSVAVIERGMMLGGVCVNTGTIPSKTLREAVVYLTGMSQRELYGASYRVKEKITPADLLARTQHVIGKEIDVVRSQLMRNRVELYVGHGRFVDDHTLLVDDPSRAERITIRGANIVIATGTKPARPSGVEFDENRVLDSDGILDLKAIPTSMVVVGAGVIGIEYASMFAALGTKVTVVEKRESMLEFCDPEIVEALRFHLRDLAVTFRFGEEVTAVDVGSAGTVTTLASGKQIPAETVMYSAGRQGQTDHLDLANAGLEADNRGRIFVDDNFATKVEHIYAVGDVIGFPALAATSMEQGRLAAYHAFGEPTKGMMDLQPIGIYSIPEVSYVGATEVDLTKDAIPYEVGVSRYRELARGQIAGDSYGMLKLLVSTEDLRLLGVHIFGTNATEMVHIGQAVMGCGGTVEYLVDAVFNYPTFSEAYKVAALDVMNKLRALSQFKR from the coding sequence ATGGGTTCCATGCAGGAGTACGACCTGGTCGTCATCGGTTCCGGTCCGGGCGGTCAGCGTGCGGCCATCGCCGCCGCCAAACTGGGGAAATCGGTGGCGGTCATCGAGCGCGGCATGATGCTCGGCGGCGTCTGCGTCAACACCGGCACGATCCCGTCCAAGACGCTGCGTGAGGCCGTCGTCTACCTCACCGGGATGAGCCAGCGTGAGCTCTACGGCGCCAGCTACCGGGTGAAGGAGAAGATCACCCCGGCCGACCTGTTGGCCCGCACCCAGCACGTGATCGGCAAGGAGATCGACGTGGTGCGCTCGCAGCTGATGCGCAACCGGGTCGAGCTCTACGTCGGGCACGGCCGGTTCGTGGACGACCACACCCTGCTGGTCGACGACCCCAGCCGAGCCGAGCGGATCACCATCCGCGGCGCCAACATCGTCATCGCCACCGGAACCAAACCGGCCCGGCCCAGCGGTGTCGAGTTCGACGAGAACCGGGTGCTCGACTCCGACGGCATCCTCGACCTCAAGGCCATCCCGACATCGATGGTGGTGGTCGGCGCCGGGGTGATCGGCATCGAGTACGCATCCATGTTCGCCGCGCTGGGCACCAAGGTGACGGTGGTGGAGAAGCGCGAGTCGATGCTGGAATTCTGCGATCCGGAGATCGTCGAGGCGCTGCGGTTCCACCTGCGCGACCTGGCCGTCACCTTCCGGTTCGGCGAGGAGGTGACCGCGGTCGATGTCGGGTCGGCCGGCACCGTGACCACGCTGGCCAGCGGTAAGCAGATCCCCGCCGAGACGGTGATGTACTCCGCCGGGCGGCAGGGGCAGACCGATCACCTGGACCTGGCCAACGCCGGTCTGGAGGCCGACAACCGGGGCCGCATCTTCGTCGACGACAACTTCGCCACCAAGGTCGAGCACATCTACGCCGTCGGCGACGTGATCGGGTTCCCCGCGCTGGCCGCCACCTCGATGGAGCAGGGCCGCCTGGCCGCCTACCACGCCTTCGGTGAGCCCACCAAGGGCATGATGGACCTGCAGCCGATCGGCATCTACTCGATCCCGGAGGTGTCCTATGTCGGTGCCACCGAGGTGGATCTGACCAAGGACGCCATCCCCTACGAGGTCGGTGTGTCGCGGTACCGCGAGCTGGCCCGCGGTCAGATCGCCGGCGACTCCTACGGCATGTTGAAACTGTTGGTGTCCACCGAGGATCTGCGCCTGCTCGGGGTGCACATCTTCGGCACCAACGCCACCGAGATGGTGCACATCGGGCAGGCCGTGATGGGCTGCGGCGGCACCGTCGAATACCTGGTCGACGCCGTGTTCAACTATCCGACGTTCTCCGAGGCCTACAAGGTGGCGGCGCTGGACGTGATGAACAAGCTGCGCGCGCTGAGCCAGTTCAAGCGTTAG
- a CDS encoding DUF3039 domain-containing protein yields the protein MQTQTIERPDTDERVDDGTDDDAPKVFHYVKKDKIAESAVMGTHVVALCGEVFPVTKAAKPGSPVCPDCKRIYEQLKK from the coding sequence ATGCAGACCCAGACGATCGAACGCCCGGACACCGACGAACGCGTCGACGACGGGACCGATGACGATGCCCCCAAGGTCTTCCACTACGTCAAGAAGGACAAGATCGCCGAAAGTGCCGTGATGGGTACGCATGTCGTGGCCCTGTGCGGTGAGGTGTTCCCGGTGACCAAGGCCGCCAAGCCCGGCTCGCCGGTGTGCCCGGACTGCAAGCGGATCTACGAACAGCTCAAGAAGTAG